A stretch of DNA from Bacteroidota bacterium:
ACCTAAAAAGACTGATAAGTTCATGATGAAAAAGTAATAAGGAATAAAAAATATTTTGATTTTGATTTTTTTGTTTTCAAGCATCCAACCTATTAATGAAGCAAAATAAAAGAATATTTGCCCAAGGAAAAGAATTGAATAAATGTTTGGTGTAAAAATTCCAAATCCTAAGGCTAATGCAAGATTTATTGGAATTACCAAAAGTAGAAAGAGCGGAGTGATTGACCACCTTAAAACTCTATGAGAAATATATTGAAATGATAGTACTCCATATTTAAATGGATTTAATAATTCCTTTAATCTAAGAATGGATTGAATCCCACCTGCTGATATTCTTATTTTTCGTTTTAGTTCTTCTTTTACATTTGCCGATGCTGTTTCAATGGCGTAAGCATTTGGATTGTATTGAATTGTATATCCTTTGGCTGCAATTCTTAATGAAATAATGAAATCATCCAAAAGAGTATCTTTTTCAACATCTTGCCATAGTTCTGTTCGTACGGCAAAAAGTTCACCTGCTGCTCCTACTACTGAATGTAGTTCAGCATCCCATTTTTTTAATGTCGATTCATATTTCCAATAAATACCTTCTCCTGCACCTGCTGCTGCTTCTGAGTCTTTTTGTTTAATTCGCTTTTCTCCCGAAACACATCCTACTTTTGGGTCTCTAAAAAGTTTGACAATTTCTTTTATCGATTCTTTTCCAAGTTCGGTATTGCCATCGGAAAAAATAATTATTGGTGTTGTAACAAATTTAATTCCACGGTTCATAGCACCGATTTTCCCTCCTCTTTTATCTTCATGATAAACATCTAATCCTTCGTATTTTTTTAAAATTTCAGGTGTTCCATCATTAGAACCGTCTGTTACCCATAATTGTTTTACTTTTTCTTGGGGGTAGTTTAGGCTTTTTGAGTTTTTAACTTTTGCATCAACATAATCTTTTTCGTTATATGCTGCTACAAAAAGTGTAACCTCTGGCTCGTAATCTTCATTGCCTTTAAATTCCTTTGCAAATCCCATTGCTCTTCTAATTTTTATTATTACGAAAAGCAAAATTCCATATCCTAAATAGGAATAGAAAATTACAAATAAAAATATCCAAAAAATAATTTCAAGTGTTTTCATATTTCTTTTATTAATTAATTATTCTAACCATTTTGATAAATTTCTGTCAATAAGATCTTGAAATTTTAAAATTTCTTCTTTATAAATTTCATTAATCATTCGTTTACGAATCTCAGCTTGTAGTTTTGGCTTTTCAAGATTTTTACTTCTTGCTTTTGTAACAATTTTTTGCATTGATGCAGAGCTCCTTATTTTTTGAACAAGTTTGGGAGATATTTTTTCAACAGATTTCCTGATAATACTTTCCTGACCAATAATCATATCTTTTAACTTGTTTTTTACAAATCCCGATTCATTGTATCTTATGTCAGTTCTCGGTTTGAATGAATCGTCAATCTCCAAAAATTGATATATACTTTTAATAACTCCTTTGCTATCATTTATCAAATCTTCATGTAATAAAATTTTGAATTGACTGCGGTCGAATGTGTCAAAATATTTTTTTAAATGAGAATAGAAAAATCCTTCTTGTACAAGGTCATCTCTTCTCCACCAAATTGAATTTCTGTCAAAAGCATCGTTAAAGTTTTCCGATGGCAAACGATTTTCTCTTGCGAGATGCAAATATCTTGAGTACAAACGTTTTACAGGGTCTCGGAAAATGGCTATCATTTTTACATCAGCTGCATATTTTTTAATTCTTAGGTGCGTATCTTGTTTGTATAAATACATTGTAGATGCTTCACCAACAGCCTTTTCATTCTTAACATTTTCAAAAAGTTTTTTATAGTCGCTAAGTTTGTATGTTGCCCAAGGATAATAATATAATTGTTCGGGGTCATCTTTTGGGTCAATAGGAGCTTGTCCTTCAAGAGCAAAAAAGTCGGGTTCTTTGACAGGACTCATAAAAACATCAGGATGTTGTTTTAAATAATTATAAACTGAGGTTGTACCTGATTTACCTGCTCCGATTATTAAAAAATTTGGATATTTTAATTTTTCTATTGTCATTTATTTTCAATTGATGTGTTTTGCAATTTCTTTTACATTGTTTTCCCAAGTATGGCTTTGAGCAAAAATACTTCTTGAATTTTCTTTTTCACTGTTGTTTTCATCAAGAGCTTTTTGAATTAATTCAACGTATTCTTCTTTGTTTTTTGCCAAATATGTGTGTTCTTTAAAAATACTCATTGCTTCTGTTTTTGTGGCAACAGTAGGAACTCCCATAGCAAGATACTCATCAATTTTCCTCGGATAATTTCCAATTGTTAATTCTGTTAATATTTGAGGATTAAGAGCAACATCAAAAGCTGAAAGATAGGAGGGAAGCTCATTTCCGTCTTTGTTGCCAAGAAAATGAACATTGTCAAGTTCATGCAATTTACTTGCTTTAAATTTTGCATCTTCAGGTCCTACAAGAACGATGCTCCAATCGGATTTGCTTTTAGCAATGTGATAAATTATTTCAATATCAAGACGCAATGAAATTAATGCACCAATGTATCCGATTATCGGTTTTTTAATATCTTTAATATCATCAGGAATATTTTTTACTTTCTTTTTGTCAAATTGAGATACATCGCATCCTTGACCTACATAGTGGGAATTAGGATTAAATTTTTTTGCTAAATTTGAAAGATATGTGGAGTTTGCTACAACAAGGTCTGCTTTTTTCATGTGTTTTGCCTCAACTCTTATTCCTTGTTTTTTCCAGTAAGGCATTGAAATGAGATTGTCGCGTGTGTAGTAAATATAAATATCGGGTTTTAATAATTCTTTTAAATAAAAGCTTCTGAACATGTCGCTATCGGTAAAGTGAATTATATTTTTAAAACCGAGTCTGTTTGTTGCAGACT
This window harbors:
- a CDS encoding glycosyltransferase family 2 protein, which encodes MKTLEIIFWIFLFVIFYSYLGYGILLFVIIKIRRAMGFAKEFKGNEDYEPEVTLFVAAYNEKDYVDAKVKNSKSLNYPQEKVKQLWVTDGSNDGTPEILKKYEGLDVYHEDKRGGKIGAMNRGIKFVTTPIIIFSDGNTELGKESIKEIVKLFRDPKVGCVSGEKRIKQKDSEAAAGAGEGIYWKYESTLKKWDAELHSVVGAAGELFAVRTELWQDVEKDTLLDDFIISLRIAAKGYTIQYNPNAYAIETASANVKEELKRKIRISAGGIQSILRLKELLNPFKYGVLSFQYISHRVLRWSITPLFLLLVIPINLALALGFGIFTPNIYSILFLGQIFFYFASLIGWMLENKKIKIKIFFIPYYFFIMNLSVFLGFNRFIKGSQSVNWERAKRGK
- a CDS encoding sulfotransferase; this translates as MTIEKLKYPNFLIIGAGKSGTTSVYNYLKQHPDVFMSPVKEPDFFALEGQAPIDPKDDPEQLYYYPWATYKLSDYKKLFENVKNEKAVGEASTMYLYKQDTHLRIKKYAADVKMIAIFRDPVKRLYSRYLHLARENRLPSENFNDAFDRNSIWWRRDDLVQEGFFYSHLKKYFDTFDRSQFKILLHEDLINDSKGVIKSIYQFLEIDDSFKPRTDIRYNESGFVKNKLKDMIIGQESIIRKSVEKISPKLVQKIRSSASMQKIVTKARSKNLEKPKLQAEIRKRMINEIYKEEILKFQDLIDRNLSKWLE
- a CDS encoding glycosyltransferase; its protein translation is MLKNRDIVITGLQPWDIEIGSNCKNIALELSKNNRVLYVNAPMTRSSRIKEKNDPRIQKREKILKGEEKDIVEIKEKLWNLFPKTVLESINQLGINPLFDFLNKINNKRFAKQIKSATNRLGFKNIIHFTDSDMFRSFYLKELLKPDIYIYYTRDNLISMPYWKKQGIRVEAKHMKKADLVVANSTYLSNLAKKFNPNSHYVGQGCDVSQFDKKKVKNIPDDIKDIKKPIIGYIGALISLRLDIEIIYHIAKSKSDWSIVLVGPEDAKFKASKLHELDNVHFLGNKDGNELPSYLSAFDVALNPQILTELTIGNYPRKIDEYLAMGVPTVATKTEAMSIFKEHTYLAKNKEEYVELIQKALDENNSEKENSRSIFAQSHTWENNVKEIAKHIN